The genomic region ATCCCGGAAGATGATCCGAGAAACCCGGCAGTCATAGCAGATAACGTCGGTGATAACGTTGGTGATATTGCAGGAATGGGCGCGGACTTGTTCGAGTCTTACGTAAATTCAATTCTTGCAGCAATGGCGATCGGTGCTGTTTACTCATTCACTCAGGGCGGAGAAGCTCTCGGACTCTGGGGAATCGGTTATCCATTATTCTTGGCTGCGTGGGGTGTGTTCTCGTCAATAATTGGCTGTATGATGATTTCTCGTAAAGCTCCATTTTCTGATGTTGTAGCAGCATTTGTCCGCAAACTTCCGGGAATGGATGGAGTCATGCAGAGAATCGACGACGGCGACGCAGCATTTGCACTCAGGACGGGTACATTTGTAGCAGGCGGCTTGATGATTGCGGGAGCGTTTGTATTGAGCATTCTATTTTTCTTCACAAATTCATTCAGCGTATTTCTTTCTGTTACATCGGGAGTGCTGGCAGGAATCTTAATCGGCATAGTAACGGAGATTTATACATCAGGTGATTACAAATTTGTCCGCAGCGTTGCAGAGTCTTCTAATACCGGCCCTGCTACTGTAATTTTATCGGGACTTTCACTCGGCATGATGTCTGTCGGGATTCCTGTATTATTAATCTGCCTTGCTACATTAATCAGCTATTATCTTGCGGGAATGTTCGGTGTAGCTGTTGCTGCTGTAGGAATGCTCTCAATCACGGGAATTTCTTTAAGTGTCGACGCATACGGGCCAATCGCAGACAATGCCGGAGGAATTGCAGAAATGAGCGAGCTTCCCGAAGGTGTACGCAAAATCACAGACCATCTTGACGCAATCGGAAACACAACAGCTGCAATGGGTAAGGGACTTGCTATCGGATCGGCGGCTTTAACGGCTCTTGCTTTGTTCGTGGCATATTCACAGGCGGCACACATTGACAAAATCGACATTATGAATCCTTATGTAATAGTCGGAATGTTAATCGGCGGAATGTTACCGTTTATATTCTGCTCGCTCTCAATTGATGCAGTAAGCAAAGCAGCAGGCTCAATGATTGAAGAAGTACGCAGACAGTTCCACGAGATAGCCGGCATCATGGAAGGAACCGCAAAACCTGAATACGAACGTTGTGTAGCGATTTCGACTCATGCTGCATTGACTCAAATGATAGTCCCCGGCGTAATGGCGATATTAGTTCCTGTGCTTGTAGGATTTATTCTCGGCAAAGAGGCTCTTGGCGGATTATTAGGCGGTTCAATAGTAACGGGCGTAATGATGGCTTTGTTTATGGCAAATTCCGGCGGAGCATGGGACAACGCGAAAAAGTATATTGAAGAGGGACATTTTAACGGCAAAGGTTCACCCAATCACGCGGCGGCAGTTGTTGGTGATACAGTAGGCGACCCCTTCAAGGATACAGCGGGCCCGGCACTGAATATTTTAATTAAGTTAATGACAGTTGTAGCACTTGTCTTAGCACCGTTATTCAAGATTTAATTTATTGGGAAAATTTGAAAGTTTTGCGGGAGGAATGGCGACTCCCGCTTTTATTTGCTTTATTTCGCGTTACGTACAGCCTCGTTGCGTTCTTTGAGGGATCTCTCAGCAAGTGTGCAGGCTCGTAAAATTGCGTCTAAGTCTTTACCCTCTGAAACTTTCACGAGATTATTAATTGCGTCGTCCAAATCGCGTTCTATTCTGCTCGTTGCTGGCGTAGGATCAGAGTATCTAATTAATTCCGAAAGATTCACGATTGCTGAGACACTTTCTGCTGGGATTCCTGTAGACTTCAAATCTTCGGCGATATAAGCGACTTTATTTGCCATTGATGTGAGATTCTGCCGGCCCTCGCGCTGTTCTGTGCGGTCTGCTCCCGTCATCCTAAGTGAAGCCATGTTAATTAATATCATCGGCACAAGAAATACTACAAGCCCCCCGATATGAATCAGCATATATTTTATAACCGTAAAATTCGCAAATGCATTCCACACAGATACAATTATTACGAACAAGAAATAAAGCCCGCATAATAATACTTGAGTAAACCCGACCGGAACTTTTCGCCCAGAGTCCTCACGCATCGCAATCCCCGAAAACATTAGAGTCTCTAGTACAAGCGCGAAAATTAAGAATCCTACTGAAATCCAAAATGTTACGCCCCTCTGTTCCGGAGTCGTCAGAAAATAAACAAATACAGCAGCAGCAAGCCCGATTAACAACATAATCAAGAAAATGTTAAACACTTGACGAATCTTGTTAAAAAATTTCCACATTATGAATCACTAACCTTTCATGAATAAATAAAAATTTTTATACTTGTTTACCGCATTGAGGGCAGAATTTCGCGCCGGGAATTAATGCAGCCCCGCATTCAGAACAAACCGGCTTTTTTCCGCAGAATGGACAAAACGCAGCACCGGGCACTAAAGGTTTTCCGCAATGAGGACAATTATTATTATTTGCTGAAGGTGTTGACGCTGGAGTCTGAATCTGATTTTGCGGTTGTGAAGGCTGCTGAGGGTTAATATATTGATTCATGTTAGCGGCCATTTGTCCAAAAGCTCCGCCCATTCCGAGTCCTGCTCCGAAACC from Synergistaceae bacterium harbors:
- a CDS encoding sodium-translocating pyrophosphatase; translation: MWLFLVFITLVFGVLAGLYAWTVYQKLSESPVNHPRVAELSEIIHNGAMAFLKKEYTWLAPFVGVVAILLVSALGLGAAFAFVLGALCSATAGYIGMYVATQANGKTSYAALEGVQAANPVELGKDSETPAAENSSAAGKALEVAFSGGSIVGMVVIGLGLIGLSVAYLFLNDVTALTAFGMGASSIALFARVGGGIYTKAADVGADLVGKVEAGIPEDDPRNPAVIADNVGDNVGDIAGMGADLFESYVNSILAAMAIGAVYSFTQGGEALGLWGIGYPLFLAAWGVFSSIIGCMMISRKAPFSDVVAAFVRKLPGMDGVMQRIDDGDAAFALRTGTFVAGGLMIAGAFVLSILFFFTNSFSVFLSVTSGVLAGILIGIVTEIYTSGDYKFVRSVAESSNTGPATVILSGLSLGMMSVGIPVLLICLATLISYYLAGMFGVAVAAVGMLSITGISLSVDAYGPIADNAGGIAEMSELPEGVRKITDHLDAIGNTTAAMGKGLAIGSAALTALALFVAYSQAAHIDKIDIMNPYVIVGMLIGGMLPFIFCSLSIDAVSKAAGSMIEEVRRQFHEIAGIMEGTAKPEYERCVAISTHAALTQMIVPGVMAILVPVLVGFILGKEALGGLLGGSIVTGVMMALFMANSGGAWDNAKKYIEEGHFNGKGSPNHAAAVVGDTVGDPFKDTAGPALNILIKLMTVVALVLAPLFKI